In a single window of the Arachis hypogaea cultivar Tifrunner chromosome 6, arahy.Tifrunner.gnm2.J5K5, whole genome shotgun sequence genome:
- the LOC112696137 gene encoding uncharacterized protein translates to MPGLAAQRNEQFTNGSSATATTTHLSPNGFWSKNRDDVGYNQLQKFWSELSPQARQELLRIDKQSLFEQARKNMYCSRCNGLLLEGFLQIVMYGKSLQHEGVGAHFICNRLGGLKKQNNGGLNITNGCQDEIQDPSVHPWGGLTTTRDGSLTLMNCYLYSKSLKGLQIVFDGARARERERELLYPDACGGGGRGWISQGIVSYGRGHGTRETCALHTARLSCDTLVDFWSALGEETRLSLLRMKEEDFIERLMYRFDSKRFCRDCRRNVIREFKELKELKRMRKEPRCTSWFCVADTAFQYEVSDDSIQADWRQTFAETLGSYHHFEWAVGTTEGKCDILEFENVGMNACVQVNGLDLGGLSACFITLRAWKLDGRCTELSVKAHSLKGQQCVHCRLIVGDGYVTITKGESIRRFFEHAEEAEEEEDDDSMDKDGNDLDGECSRPQKHAKSPELAREFLLDAATVIFKEQVEKAFREGTARQNAHSIFVCLALKLLEERLHVACKEIITLEKQMKLLEEEEKEKREEEERKERRRTKEREKKLRRKERLKGKDKDKEKRSSESNDPLGPPESKEEMSLLDDMEQNDSISCRSSVIETDEANLSRDDSPNILHEEFTDECSTLRTQDHSYNDCEEEISSTKDGGGQFTVEQSTPSRQRPRFRKEFQLDMPMKWSDRRRHAVVSENGVVVGRSDLRHHGESFVASSRVVNGLNRQSRLNVPTKHNGRNAGPKYNEKFHSSSNRVNERCDFHSCSCSLNHEYRTRVEQHSSLTRVSRETKPASKSETAGDTSKQYSRGSKHSQVEYMHDSNGRPKSKVTLGNYAGRDLFQSKKVWEPMESQKKYRGSTPDSDVILRSSENQGLQSDIIKPSIGEAVHTGDRYYEDCNSKRLSADEGCNNGFQVEAEGSCRSTEVASEEPGICTTGGSPLNSSSDPNQSSSFSSDNCSSCLSEGDNNTTSSNRENTESSSTSDSEDVSLQSEVRDSSTCVENDLSGCHEAGEKDANGEGLARSCSLYSRSLDGTGSDKLGNLAVETGHNFENGFSTINVCSQPQNILPLMSNQNMQFPMFQGPTTMSYFHQNPVSWPAAPTNGLMPYPHPNHYLYAGPLGYGLNEDPHFCLQYGALQQPTPMFNPAVPVYQPVARANVLNAEEQTRVSKPASIQEHLAGSIPERTVPAGANSKKAALSGEVRPDNPAKMRENNGGFSLFHFGGPVDVSTGCKSSLASAQGSTAGDFSLKGSVDPVEEVDTCNKKETTAMEEYNLFAASNNLRFSIF, encoded by the exons TTCTGGAGTGAATTGTCACCTCAAGCACGACAAGAACTATTGAGGATAGATAAACAATCTCTTTTTGAGCAGGCTCGTAAAAACATGTACTGCTCCAGATGCAATGGGTTGCTTCTTGAAGGTTTCTTACAGATTGTTATGTATGGGAAATCTCTGCAGCACGAAGGGGTGGGTGCTCACTTTATTTGCAACAGACTTGGAGgtttgaaaaaacaaaataatggTGGATTGAACATTACCAATGGCTGCCAAGATGAAATTCAAGACCCATCTGTTCATCCATGGGGAGGTTTGACCACAACACGCGATGGGTCTTTGACACTTATGAACTGCTATTTGTATTCAAAGTCTCTGAAAGGACTTCAAATT GTCTTTGATGGGGCACGCGCAAGGGAGCGGGAAAGAGAACTACTATATCCTGATGCTTGTGGCGGCGGAGGCCGTGGATGGATAAGCCAAGGCATAGTGAGTTATGGCAGAGGACACGGGACAAGAGAAACATGTGCGTTGCACACTGCACGACTTTCATGTGATACACTGGTGGACTTCTGGTCAGCATTGGGAGAGGAGACTCGTCTCTCTCTTCTAAGGATGAAGGAAGAGGATTTTATTGAAAGACTTATGTACAG GTTTGACAGCAAGAGATTTTGCAGAGATTGTAGAAGAAATGTTATTCGAGAATTCAAGGAACTAAAAGAACTGAAGCGCATGCGCAAAGAGCCCCGTTGCACTAGCTGGTTTTGTGTTGCTGACACAGCCTTTCAGTATGAG GTATCTGATGACTCAATTCAAGCTGATTGGCGTCAAACATTTGCTGAGACTTTGGGTTCCTATCATCACTTTGAGTGGGCAGTGGGGACGACTGAAGGAAAATGTGACATTTTGGAGTTTGAAAATGTTGGAATGAATGCATGTGTTCAAGTCAATGGACTGGATCTTGGTGGTTTAAGTGCATGTTTCATAACCCTCCGAGCTTGGAAACTAGATGGGCGCTGCACTGAACTTTCTGTTAAAGCTCATTCGTTGAAGGGTCAACAGTGTGTACATTGCAGGCTAATTGTAGGAGATGGTTACGTTACAATCACAAAAGGGGAAAGTATTAGAAGATTTTTTGAGCATGCTGAAGAGGCAGAGGAAGAAGAG GATGATGATTCAATGGACAAGGATGGAAATGATCTTGATGGAGAGTGCTCTCGTCCCCAAAAGCATGCAAAAAGCCCTGAACTTGCTCGAGAATTTCTTTTAGATGCTGCCACTGTTATTTTTAAAGAACAG gttgaaaaggcatTTAGAGAAGGAACTGCACGCCAAAATGCACATAGCATATTTGTATGTCTTGCACTGAAATTGCTGGAGGAACGACTGCATGTAGCATGCAAAGAAATCATTACCTTAGAAAAGCag ATGAAActtcttgaagaagaagaaaaggaaaaacgTGAAGAAGAGGAGCGCAAGGAGAGGAGAAGAACAAAGGAAAGGGAGAAAAAACTTAGGAGGAAGGAAAGACTAAAAGGGAAAGACAAGGATAAAGAAAAAAGGAGTTCCGAATCAAATGATCCTCTTGGTCCTCCTGAATCGAAAGAAGAAATGTCTCTGCTTGATGATATGGAGCAAAATGATTCTATCAGCTGCAGGAGTTCAGTAATTGAAACGGATGAAGCTAATCTTTCCAGGGATGATTCTCCTAATATCCTACACGAAGAGTTCACTGATGAGTGCAGTACTTTGAGAACACAAGATCACTCTTATAATGACTGTGAAGAAGAAATTTCCAGTACAAAAGATGGGGGAGGTCAGTTTACAGTTGAACAATCAACACCTTCTCGTCAAAGGCCAAGATTTAGAAAAGAATTCCAACTTGATATGCCAATGAAATGGTCTGACAGACGGCGTCATGCAGTTGTTTCAGAAAATGGTGTGGTGGTTGGCAGATCTGATCTAAGACATCATGGAGAAAGTTTTGTGGCATCTTCTAGGGTAGTTAATGGATTGAATAGGCAATCAAGATTAAATGTTCCAACAAAGCATAATGGTCGAAATGCTGGTCCTAAGTATAATGAGAAGTTCCATTCTTCCAGCAACCGGGTAAATGAGAGATGTGATTTTCATTCTTGCAGTTGTAGCCTAAATCATGAATATAGGACAAGGGTTGAACAACATTCTTCTTTGACAAGAGTTAGCCGGGAGACAAAACCTGCAAGTAAGTCTGAAACTGCAGGAGATACATCTAAACAGTATTCTCGTGGTAGTAAGCATTCTCAGGTAGAATATATGCATGATAGTAATGGGAGACCCAAAAGCAAAGTCACCTTGGGGAACTATGCCGGCAGGGATTTGTTTCAATCAAAGAAAGTTTGGGAGCCTATGGAATCTCAAAAGAAATATCGTGGTAGCACTCCAGACTCTGATGTTATATTGAGGTCTTCTGAGAATCAAGGACTTCAGTCTGATATAATCAAGCCGTCAATTGGGGAAGCTGTTCACACTGGTGATCGTTATTATGAGGATTGTAATTCAAAGAGATTAAGTGCAGATGAAGGGTGTAACAATGGTTTTCAAGTGGAAGCTGAAGGTTCTTGCAGATCTACAGAAGTTGCTTCTGAAGAGCCTGGAATATGCACGACTGGAGGCTCTCCCTTGAATAGTTCTTCTGATCCTAATCAGAGTAGCAGTTTCAGTTCTGACAACTGCTCCTCGTGCCTAAGTGAGGGTGATAATAATACAACCTCTTCAAATCGTGAAAATactgaatcatcatcaacatcaGATTCAGAAGATGTTAGTCTACAATCTGAAGTAAGAGATAGTTCAACTTGTGTCGAAAATGACTTGTCTGGCTGTCATGAAGCTGGGGAGAAGGATGCAAATGGTGAGGGTTTGGCAAGGTCATGTTCACTGTATAGTCGGTCCTTGGATGGCACAGGAAGTGATAAATTGGGGAATCTTGCGGTGGAAACTGGCCAcaattttgaaaatggtttttccACCATTAATGTGTGTTCTCAGCCTCAAAATATCCTTCCACTCATGTCAAACCAGAATATGCAATTTCCAATGTTCCAAGGTCCTACAACAATGAGTTACTTCCATCAAAATCCAGTTTCATGGCCGGCAGCTCCTACAAATGGCTTGATGCCCTACCCACACCCGAATCATTATTTATATGCTGGCCCTCTTGGATATGGTTTGAATGAGGATCCGCACTTCTGCTTGCAGTATGGTGCCTTGCAGCAGCCGACTCCCATGTTTAACCCTGCTGTGCCAGTATATCAGCCGGTTGCCAGAGCTAATGTCTTGAATGCAGAGGAGCAGACTCGAGTTTCGAAGCCAGCATCCATTCAAGAGCATCTTGCTGGATCTATTCCAGAAAGGACTGTTCCAGCTGGAGCTAATTCCAAAAAAGCAGCATTGAGTGGAGAGGTGAGGCCTGATAACCCTGCCAAGATGCGAGAGAACAACGGTGGCTTTTCCTTGTTTCATTTTGGTGGGCCTGTAGATGTCTCAACAGGTTGTAAATCGAGTCTTGCATCTGCACAAGGAAGTACTGCGGGGGATTTTAGCTTGAAAGGTTCAGTAGATCCTGTCGAAGAAGTCGATACTTGCAATAAGAAAGAGACAACCGCCATGGAGGAATACAACTTGTTTGCGGCAAGTAATAACTTAAGGTTTTCAATTTTCTAG